One Syntrophales bacterium genomic region harbors:
- a CDS encoding (2Fe-2S)-binding protein produces the protein MSQVITDNNGVKRYLITINVNGDSHSLLVKGNAILTNVLRDDLNLTGTKKGCELGDCGSCTVLLDGKPVDSCMVLAVEADGREITTIEGVAANGKLDDIQQSMLNHAAVQCGYCTPGMVLSAKALLTRNPHPSEREVREAIAGNLCRCTGYVHIVEAVLAASRGEITPADHEEGEPR, from the coding sequence TTAATGTAAACGGCGATTCCCATTCCTTGCTGGTGAAGGGGAATGCCATCCTGACCAACGTGCTGCGCGACGATCTCAATCTCACCGGCACCAAGAAGGGATGCGAGCTCGGCGACTGCGGCTCCTGCACCGTGCTTTTGGACGGCAAGCCGGTTGACTCGTGTATGGTTTTGGCCGTGGAAGCCGACGGTCGGGAAATCACGACCATCGAGGGGGTCGCCGCCAATGGCAAGCTTGACGACATCCAGCAGTCGATGCTCAACCATGCCGCAGTGCAATGCGGCTACTGCACCCCCGGCATGGTGCTTTCAGCCAAGGCCCTTCTGACCCGCAACCCCCACCCCTCTGAACGGGAAGTGCGGGAGGCCATTGCCGGCAACCTCTGCCGCTGCACGGGATACGTCCATATTGTTGAAGCCGTCCTCGCCGCTTCCCGTGGGGAGATCACCCCTGCCGATCACGAAGAAGGAGAACCCCGATGA